The Equus quagga isolate Etosha38 chromosome 2, UCLA_HA_Equagga_1.0, whole genome shotgun sequence genome has a window encoding:
- the CDK1 gene encoding cyclin-dependent kinase 1 encodes MEDYIKIEKIGEGTYGVVYKGRHKTTGQVVAMKKIRLESEEEGVPSTAIREISLLKELRHPNIVSLQDVLMQDSRLYLIFEFLSMDLKKYLDSIPPGQFMDSSLVKSYLYQILQGIVFCHSRRVLHRDLKPQNLLIDDKGTIKLADFGLARAFGIPIRVYTHEVVTLWYRSPEVLLGSARYSTPVDIWSIGTIFAELATKKPLFHGDSEIDQLFRIFRALGTPNNEVWPEVESLQDYKNTFPKWKPGSLASHVKNLDENGLDLLSKMLVYDPAKRISGKMALNHPYFNDLDNQIKKM; translated from the exons ATGGAAGATTAtatcaaaatagagaaaattggAGAAG GTACCTATGGAGTTGTGTATAAGGGTAGACACAAAACTACAGGTCAAGTGGTAGCCATGAAGAAAATCAGACTAGAAAGTGAAGAGGAAGGGGTTCCTAGTACTGCAATTCGggaaatttctttattaaaagaacTGCGTCATCCAAATATAGTCAG TCTTCAAGATGTGCTTATGCAGGATTCCAGGTTATATCTCATCTTTGAGTTCCTTTCCATGGATCTCAAGAAATACCTGGATTCTATTCCTCCTGGGCAGTTCATGGATTCTTCACTTGTTAAG AGTTATTTGTACCAAATCCTACAAGGGATTGTGTTTTGTCACTCTAGAAGAGTTCTACACAGAGACTTAAAACCTCAGAATCTATTGATTGATGACAAAGGAACAATTAAACTGGCTGATTTTGGCCTTGCCAGAGCTTTTGGAATACCTATTAGAGTATATACACATGAG GTAGTAACACTCTGGTATAGATCTCCAGAAGTATTGCTGGGGTCGGCTCGCTACTCGACTCCGGTTGACATTTGGAGTATAGGTACCATATTTGCAGAATTAGCAACTAAGAAACCACTTTTCCATGGAGACTCAGAAATCGATCAACTCTTCAGAATtttcag AGCTTTGGGCACCCCCAATAATGAAGTGTGGCCAGAAGTGGAATCTTTACAGGACTATAAGAATACGTTTCCCAAGTGGAAACCAGGAAGCCTCGCATCCCATGTCAAAAACTTGGATGAAAATGGTTTGGATCTGCTCTCG AAAATGTTAGTCTATGATCCTGCCAAACGAATTTCTGGCAAAATGGCACTGAATCATCCATATTTTAATGATTTGGACAATCAGATTAAGAAGATGTAG